Proteins encoded by one window of Haematobia irritans isolate KBUSLIRL chromosome 2, ASM5000362v1, whole genome shotgun sequence:
- the LOC142223946 gene encoding uncharacterized protein LOC142223946 → MKSLSLFITLLTITIAACDGNENYGYQAPSYGSQSSTAYGKPASNTYGASSTSSSYGNAAAAAAPSYSAPAPSSTYGSPATSTSYGTASSSYGAPNAASSYGSSAASAAVVAPAPTSKYAPVAIAAPPCPKNYLFSCVPQLRPLPCAPHQGTYAQNAPVYTAPQQQDNGKAGY, encoded by the coding sequence ATGAAGTCTCTAAGTTTGTTCATTACTCTCCTAACCATAACCATAGCAGCTTGTGACGGTAATGAAAATTATGGATATCAAGCCCCATCTTATGGTTCACAATCTTCAACTGCTTATGGAAAACCTGCTTCAAACACTTATGGTGCCTCTTCGACATCTTCGTCCTATGGAAATGCTGCTGCTGCCGCTGCTCCTTCTTATAGTGCCCCAGCCCCATCATCTACTTATGGAAGCCCTGCAACATCTACCTCATATGGAACTGCTTCATCATCCTATGGTGCTCCTAACGCCGCATCATCTTATGGTTCATCGGCTGCGTCAGCTGCTGTGGTAGCTCCTGCCCCAACATCTAAATATGCTCCAGTAGCCATTGCTGCTCCACCATGTCCCAAGAACTACCTTTTCAGTTGTGTTCCTCAATTGAGACCTCTACCTTGTGCACCCCATCAAGGCACCTACGCCCAAAACGCACCGGTATATACGGCTCCCCAACAACAAGATAATGGCAAAGctggatattaa